In Megalobrama amblycephala isolate DHTTF-2021 linkage group LG9, ASM1881202v1, whole genome shotgun sequence, the sequence TTAGTTTTTAACGATTAACTTTAAGTGATTGTTCAGTGATGGTaaaggtaatctaaatgtaaaaatctaaaatgaaaatagcatgcacaattaaatatacaataatCTTCCTATAtggattaataataaaaaaaactctagTATGGCCTGATAACTGATGTTACTGTTATACTGTGCATCCCTGTATGTTTTCATATTACATCAaacacttttattaaaaaattaaaatttcctacCACATGATATGGCCCTTTTAAAGAAACAGAACCGCAGTGCAGGGCCCTTTAACAAACATTGATTGAATTAACAGGACAACAGGTCTGAACTGGCACATACTCAGTGACAAACACTTAATCATTCCGTCCAGTAAAACTGTATCTATAAATTTTTCCGTGGCCAGCAGCGTTACTATAATGCAGTTAAGATGTTAATCACTAAATGGAAGAGCAGTGAGCTTGGTTAACAAATTACAAGTGTGTTTACACAGGGCCCTCGATCTCATTATACAGAGAGGTCAATGATCAAGCCTGTGAACCATCATGACACAACAGGATTGGAAATATTTCTCTTTATGTGGTGATTCGTGAGATGGCGGCCATTCGTAATCTTGTTATTGTGTATCTGGAAATCTACGTGTGGAGAAATCAATTCAACTAGAGGACAGATGTTGATGTTGAATCACAAATGTATCAACAGGAATTGTGACAGTAAAGCTGGTGATGAAATCAGGGATGTCTGAACAAATCTGAAGTGTTTTCATCACAGCTCGTCTTATGGGTTGGAAAGAATTGAATTACTTTCTTTTTAACGTCCAcgttgatttttatttatttatttgttttccgACCACCTCAAATTTTAAGCCAATATGTCACGTGAATTTACAAAAGTTATTtctaacattaaaaaacagATTCTGAAACGATAAAAGAAAAcgtttaatttgttaaaataaattatatggtCTTGAAAAAGTGTGCGTGAGAGTGTATGTATGATAGGTAGGATATTGCTTTTCGGTTTTGCAAAGAATGAGCCACAGACACAGATGTTGTTTGCATTGAACCTGTTTATTATACTGCAAAACAACTCCCTATAGATGAACCTTGATTTCATCCCTGCTCAAGTTCAGTATGAAGTTCAGGCTTtggttatagtcagaattaccATGcaagtgatgtcatgtgagtccTCCTGTAAACcattcattcaaactgaccGTTGAACTTGGATGACACTGTCAATATTCCTTTCTCATGATGAATGAATGTGACTCCGGTGTCAGTGCGCTAGTGTGTAACTTGGAGCGTACTATAACATTCAGCAGATgtagtttaaaaataaatgtgttttgagaGATAATGGTGTATCAAATAGACATTGTGAAAGTGAACATAGAAGGTGGGAAACACTTTAATTTATTCAAACTGCTAATTACTGCTACTAATTTTGGAACATTCACCTTCCCACATAGCCAAAACTCTGTTCATATTAGTAAGAAAGTAACcagttcactttttttttctcacttttCTCAAGCTCCTCACTTTTGTTGCTAATTACCTTTGTAGTAAGTTAAAGTGGGAGGCCAGCCTACCAGTTTTTCCAGAAATACCAAACAAGCTGCTTACAAATGAGTTGCACACCTTCCTCATGTGATGCAACTTTAAATGCAGCGAGTTTCTTCCTCAAAACAAGTTTTGAACCTCCCAGCTTCAAGCTGAGACCTGAATCTCAGATTTGACCTTTATTGAATGTCCATCCATTGagcttttataattattattattataattatttatttatttattttgttaactAACACAGAAAAGGCTGATTCTGTCAAAGCTCTCGGATCAGTGTTTAACAAAGTGAATGGTCTTATCAGGTTATTCTGTTAATCCAATAATCGTGGGAAGcacaaaaacactgatttgaCTAAATGAGAACAAGGACATCAGCTGATAACATTACAGTGTACTATACAGTGCAGTGCAGATCTATTCATTCAGGGCTGTCATATTCTCATCAGTTTGATTGACACTGCTGAATTTTTGGCCTTTCTTACTAGTTATCAGCCCACTGAATGGTGTCATCCAggagttttattatttattttgtatttccaTGGCATGGTCTGTCAGTGGAGGCATCAAAGCACATCTTCCAGACATGATGCGTGAGCCCTTGGGTGGGTGTCCATCATGTGACAAGCACCTTTATAAAGTTTTCAAGTTCTTTGGCACATGACTTTTCTCTGCCCTCCTCATCTTCCTTTATGTTTTTCTTTCCCCTCCTGGTCTGATGTCTGATTCAGTCTCTAAATCAGAACCTGAATCTTTCTTACCACTCACCACTGAGCTAACAGGACTTGGACTCAGTTCAACTTGATGTGAActaaaacttaaaggtgccctagaacttttttttaaaagatgtaatataagtctaaggtgtcccctgaatgtgtctatgaagttacagctcaaaataccccatagattttttttaattaatttttttaactgcctattttggggcataattagtaatgagccaattcagggtgtgtggccctttaaatctggtgctctacgccccaagagctcacgcttgccttaaacaacataaaaaaagttcaaacagctaatataaccctcaaaatggatctttacaaagtgttcgtcatgctgcatgtctaatcgcgtaagtacagtgtttattttgatgtttacattgattctgaatgagtttgatagtgctccgtggctaacggctaatgctacactgttggagagatttataaagaatgaagttgtgtttatgcattatacagactgcaagtgtttaaaaatgaaaatagtgtctccgtgaatacagtaagaaacgatggtaactttaaccacatttaacagtacattagcagaatggtaacgaaacatttagaaagacaatttacaaatatcactaaaaatatcatgttatcatggatcatgtcagttattattgctccatctgccattttttgctattgtccttgcttgcttacctagtctgttgattcagctctgcacagatccagacgttctgcccttgtctaatgcctttcataatgttgggaacatgggctggcatatgcaaatattgggggcgtacatattaatgatcccgactgttacgtaacagtcggtgttatgttgagattcgcctgttcttcggaggtcttttaaacaaatgagatttatataagaaggaggaaacaatggagtttgagactcactgcatgtcatttccatgtactgaactcttgatattcaactatgccgaggtaaattcaatttttgaatctagggcacctttaattgatGCTAAAAATTTATATCACAAAGGATCTGTGGAATTTGTTTCCAGAACTTCTAATAGGCGTCACTATAAGAAAGGCCATTTCTACATcagaatacaaaaataaaaaggtgATTTGCCACTGACAATGTaactttgtattcatttttcattttttaattaatataatgtgactttctttttttttaattgcaacatttttctcgtaatggTAAATTTATCTCACAGTATGACtttataattgtgacttttctcataattgtaaattttatatatcagtgtaattttatttcctgtaattgcgactttatctcACAGTATGACTTAttgtaattgcgagttttttcatttcaacttttttctcggaattgtGACTTAATATATCAGTGACTTTATTATATTTGTgaattttttctctaaattgtaaATTCATATATCGGTGTAATTTTATTTCCTGTAATTACGACTTTTCTTGTAATTGTAAATGTATTTCACAGTATGACTAgtttaattgcgactttttttcttaattgcaacttttttctctgaattgtAAATATCTCACAGTGACTTTATTATAATATGGTATATATAACTTTTCTCTTATTGTAAATTCATATATCAGTGTAATTTTATTACCTGTAATTGCAACCTTTTTCGTAATTGTAACTCTCAAAGTATTattgtaattgcgactttttttaattgcaacttttttctcgtaattgtaACTTTATATCTATGTAATTTTGTTTCctgtaattgcaacttttctcataattgtaaCATTAAATCTCGTAGTGTggttttatttcttgtaatgTGACTTTCTCATTATTTTAACTAAATTTCACAGTGCGACTTTCTCGTAATTGTGACGTAATTACTAGAAATAGGCCTATATCTTagtgtttttttctcttttttgtaattgtaattttatcTCAGTGTGACTTtcttgtgactttttttcttaattatatatatatatattttttttcccaaatgaTTGTATCTTTAGATCTTTATAGTTTAATTTCATTTCtcataattttatttacagtgtgACTTTGTGGGGTTAAAAAATGCAGCCTTTTCTTAGGCCAACAATTTTATTAGTAGTCTTCATCGCCTTAAAATATTTCATAGTGCATGTCTTTGTTTTTGTAGGGACCCAGAGGCCAGACTTCATCCCAGAAGTAGGCGAAGATGCAGTGGATGCAGTACCCTGTTCACCCTGCATGGCCTTAACTGAGAAAGAGCAAGCAGAGCTCTGCAGTGAACTAGCTAAGGTCGGCATCCTTCAGTCCAGTTATATTTCAGATTCCAACCTGTCTCTACAACATCTCTGCAGCCATTCAATGGCTTAGATTCTCTCAGGACCAAGTGTGGTTGATTCTCAAGGCTAAACTCATTTTGCAAAACCTACTTTCTTCCCTGTTTTGACACATGCTGTGTTACATCTTGTAGATGGACCAATCTCTTATGGATAAACTATATCAGTGATTTAAAATTTTGAGTCTTACCACACTTTTATTAAACCATATTTTCCATGATGAATTCTTCTATCATGTTTTCCTACAGGTGGAAGATGAGATCCAGACTCTTTCTCAGGTGCTAGCGGCCAAGGAGAAGCAGGTGGCGGAGATCAAGAGGAAGCTGGGCATCACTCCACTCAACGAGTTTAAACAGAACCTAACCAAGGGCTGGCAGGAAGTCACCACCTCCACCGCGTACGTGCCCTCACTCGCCTCAGGCATCTGTGTGCCGCCCGTTGCCTCTCGTACTGCTGCGGAGGAGCGGCACCATCTGTCGATGCTTCTGCTGTGCATTCACACTTGCTATTTGAATGAATAACATTATAGAAGTACAGTTATGAACATGCTTGACTTTATTAGCTCACTCCAGCTGTTAGAATTACACGATCTTGTGTTTTATGGTTATGTTGTGCTGTTGGTAAAATTTTTTCCCTACACATCTGCCCCCCATCTGTGCTGAACAGATATAAGAAGACCTCAGAGACCCTATCCCAAGTGGGTCAGAAGGCAACGACAGCATTCTCCAGCGTGGGCTCAGCCATTAGCAGAAAGCTGGAGGACGTAAGGTGAGAAGGGAAATTAGAAGTACTTGTCCAAGTTATCATCCTTTGATTTAACTATCCCTTGTTCCCATTTGACCTAGTAACTAATGAATGAATACTCACTAATACCTACTAATAATGTCTGTTCTAACCCACTTTGGTTacgttcacacagcaacagATAACGGTTTTCACTCTCTTTGGAGTTATTTTATGAAGATAAGTGAAGGTGAACTACTTGAAGGAGTCACAAGTGCATTTTGAGAGCAAATTTGGGAGGTTTCGTGGTCAGAGAATGAGACAAAACTCCTGTTAAATGCTGGGTGGAGGTTTTGACCACATATCTGAGAGGATGTGTTGTAGGAGTTTTCTAAAATTCCACAAAAATTAAATCcttaagccccgggtatacttcactttccgcgcccGGACGCGTCACGCGCGCAGTCCTGTCCGCgcgtctttcaaagtatactacacCACGGATGCACGTGGATGAACGCgttcgacacatgcgcagtactttttttttctatgctctACCAGACATCGGAGGGCAGCACTGAGAAGATTCTTCTATCGCTGTCGGCAAAACGCTTCATCTTTTCCACTATTTTTGCTTATCTCCCTCTATGAATTTGCCACCCTAAACACGTCTTTGTAGTTTTTCAAACATGAATTGTACAAATGTGGGTACTTTCTAATCTCTTCGCACAAACGCTCATCGAGTTCGCCGTCCATTGTCgtgtttttcctctttttttcaagcgtgttgtttttaaaccggtcttttcacactcttcttcgatggctgaacactgtgctcaatactgtgcgtattgccacctagtggactcttctgtaCTGCTGAtgcatgcgctgttgcacgcggACTGTCCGcgcggtctcgaaatttgggTTGCGCGCGGACGGGGTGTGCGGCCGGCCGCGAGCCCTCCGCATAACGAAAATTACGTCATGCGGACGGTGCACGAACGCGGACGGCCAAAGTATACCTGGGGCTTtaggcttaaagggataggtcaccccacccccccaaaaaattcaTCAATTACTAACCCTCCTGTCATTACAAACCCAtaatacttttgttcatcttcaaaatgtaaattgtatttttaatgaaacattatagatttctgtccctccattgaaagtccatgTAACCAAAACTGAGCTTCTGTTCTCTTTGACTCAGTTGAACATTTGgatatgtgctttatttatcTGTCAGTGTGTTTACAGGCATTATTTGAGACAACTCAATTCAGTTATCGGATCATACAGACAGTATTCAGTCTGCTTCATCTGTGTGAGCGTAGCCATTGTGATCACCTCTTATACATACATGTGCCTTTAGCATAACACTACTGGACAAAATGGCAAAGGACTGAATTTTGcacccacacacacagtggAATTACCAAAATTGAGGTAGAATAAAACCATTAACCACAGACACCCACATCATATACTGAAGTCAAAAGAATTGACATATGCTCAATTTCATCATCTTACGACACTCTTGCTGCAACGCTGGCAACACTGTTAACTGTTTTCGCTAATGACACCTCTGCCATTTACAGATTACAGTCATTTTCCAATTCTTTTGGGTAAGACTGTTTACAGTGGCTTCAAACAAAAGCCGGTTATTTTGGCTGCTACACCTCTTCGTAGTGTGATGAATGGTTTTATAGTGTGGCATGTATTTAGAGGTAGTGCTAGTCTCCCATTTCTTCCCCTGCGTGTTTCAACATTGCATGCATACTGTTTCTTCTCAAACCTTTGTTTTAATGGgttagtacacccaaaaatgaaaaaaatgaaatcaattattcaccctcaagtcgtTTCAAACTCGtgagactttcattcatcttcaaaactcaaatgaagatattttaaataaaatctgagagatttctgtccctccattgagaGTCCACACAACTGTCATTTTTgtcgcttcaaaaagttcataaagagataaaactaatccatatgaatcgagtggtTTAATCAAAATGTTCTAAAGAGACTTGATCACTTCAACAGAATGAATTTAGgcctttattcacatataaacattgatcggTGAATATAAACAGAATATCAACCGAactgaactttttgaagcgtcaaagtagtagttgcgtagactgtcagtggagggacagaaatctgtcagattgctttaaaatatcttaatttgtgttctgaagattaacaaaagtcttacaggtttggaacaacatgaagatgagtaattaatgacagaattttcatttttgggtgaaatatccctttaatacataaatgtatcattttacatcatcatttactccaaACCGTTACCGTATTTACGTCCAAACTGTTACCGTATTACCATATTTCTGTACTGTATTACCGTATTTTTGTGTACAGCAGACGAAAAACGATCAAGTTtggagtaaataatgacaattttcactttcaggtgaactattcctgtaactaaaaaaacaaaaacaaagtattgtgctttttaaattgattttgtCATCAAAGATTGAGTGAAATAGTAAGATGATTTCCCTTCAGCATTATGCAAAGACTTGTTTTCAGATTTTTCTCCTGCTTTTTGTCTGAAAAGCAGCATCATCTGTCATTGTTTCTCAGCATTCTTCATACTGTATGTGCTCATATCCCACACAAATCTATCGCTCTTCAGGCTGTCGCACTGCTAAACATATCATCCCCTCTGACAGTGATGCAGACATGGTTAAACCTTGTTCATTCCCTGCTAATTCTCTAACACACCCTGTTCCTCCAAACTGGGCGTCCCAGCTGTGGTGTGAATCCGAGTCAATGATAGCGGTAATAAAGTCTTAAACCCCTTATGGATTAAAGCCTTATACTCTTACTCAATTTCACACAGCATGAAGGGCTGAGGTGTTTTTTCATGCTGATTATAAACTCATAGACGTGTGTCGGTGCATGACTATAATTTCCCTTCTTGTAATGCGTCTAATACTGACAGCTTTAGCTAACTCCTATTTGCTCTTCTTTGCTGCTGATGGATAGTATACGCTCCATACAACATTCGGCTAGCATGCCAGTGATGAGGTAAGGAACAGTTCTGACAGACCCACATAATCCTCTGCATTTCACaagaatacttgattctgattggacAGTTGTGGCATTCTGTGgtcaaacatattttaatacatttcattagttaaatataatatacaaaaccCACAGACAGACGTAATGGGTGACCAATAGTAACTAAttatttatgaagaaaaaataaaatgtcagaaTATGGAGATGCGAGTTTTCTGCCCGACAGTGATGATATTTTAATTtctattaaaggcacaatatgtaatttttcaccactagaggtcgcttattcaaaacagaatcatgggaggtgttgtcttcacgtctacagccagtggaaaagaatccggtgggactcgggcagaaatcatattcatggatgagctaatgcattaaagatttattaacattactgtagtacgaagcagggtgtggctgaaagcCGTTGGAGCGGAATGAGGAAactgagggtaacgcgggtatgatgttATTGATAGGTGACGCACAGACATGggccgtgtcctggttaaaattgtttatttctctggatttaaaccttttttttttcttttttttttacatttgggataatgtaattacacaagtcaacaaattatataacattgttctagtggtttttggatatttgaatccaaaaatattatatattgtgcctttaaagtaATTATCTTACAGAGTTTAGCATTAGATTAaacatatgtgtatatatgtgtgtatatatatgtatatgtacatatatacatatatgtgtgtatatatacacacacgtgtgtgtgtgtgtgtgtgtgtgtatatatatatatatatatatatatatatatatatatatatatatatatatatatatatatatatatatatataatgcatgtatatatatataatgcatgtatatgtatgtatatatatatgtatgtatgtatgtatatatatgtatatatatgtatatatatatatgtatgtatgtatgtgtatatatatatatgtatgtatgtatgtgtatatatatatatgtatgtatgtatgtgtatatatatgtatgtatgtatgtgtatatatatatgtatgtgtatatatatatatgtatgtgtatatatatatatatatatatatatatatatatatatatatatatgtatatgtatatatatgtatgtatgtatgtgtatatgtatatatatatatatatgtatatatatatgtgtatatatatgtgtatatatatatatatatatgtgtatatatatatatatatatatatatatatatatatatatatatgtgtgtatatatatatatatatgtatatatatatatatatgtgtatatatatatatatatgtgtatatatatatatatatgtgtatatatatatatatatatgtgtatatatatatatatatatatgtgtatatatatatatatatatgtgtatatatatatatatatatatatatatacagggtttCTACAGGGTTTcatcaaatctaatttaatgctttttaatgcctttttaatgccaattttttatttttttaatgccatataTATGCCGCTAAATGTCGGTAGATGACGACATACGGCAATTAGAAAATACAACATGTCATTGTTGCATTTGCATTCTGCCAAGTGTCAGACctttacatttgtttgcttCTCTGCTGCTACCCTTTTGatcacata encodes:
- the tpd52 gene encoding tumor protein D52 isoform X1 encodes the protein MEEADQGTQRPDFIPEVGEDAVDAVPCSPCMALTEKEQAELCSELAKVEDEIQTLSQVLAAKEKQVAEIKRKLGITPLNEFKQNLTKGWQEVTTSTAYKKTSETLSQVGQKATTAFSSVGSAISRKLEDVRLQSFSNSFGIRSIQHSASMPVMRNTPTFKSFEEKVETLKTKMSPTPSTGDIEEVSDSTPDGEPVVKQPEGTVPPDQQTH
- the tpd52 gene encoding tumor protein D52 isoform X5, with the protein product MEEADQGTQRPDFIPEVGEDAVDAVPCSPCMALTEKEQAELCSELAKVEDEIQTLSQVLAAKEKQVAEIKRKLGITPLNEFKQNLTKGWQEVTTSTAYKKTSETLSQVGQKATTAFSSVGSAISRKLEDVR
- the tpd52 gene encoding tumor protein D52 isoform X2; the protein is MEEADQGTQRPDFIPEVGEDAVDAVPCSPCMALTEKEQAELCSELAKVEDEIQTLSQVLAAKEKQVAEIKRKLGITPLNEFKQNLTKGWQEVTTSTAYKKTSETLSQVGQKATTAFSSVGSAISRKLEDVSIRSIQHSASMPVMRNTPTFKSFEEKVETLKTKMSPTPSTGDIEEVSDSTPDGEPVVKQPEGTVPPDQQTH
- the tpd52 gene encoding tumor protein D52 isoform X3 — translated: MEEADQGTQRPDFIPEVGEDAVDAVPCSPCMALTEKEQAELCSELAKVEDEIQTLSQVLAAKEKQVAEIKRKLGITPLNEFKQNLTKGWQEVTTSTAYKKTSETLSQVGQKATTAFSSVGSAISRKLEDVRNTPTFKSFEEKVETLKTKMSPTPSTGDIEEVSDSTPDGEPVVKQPEGTVPPDQQTH
- the tpd52 gene encoding tumor protein D52 isoform X4, which codes for MALTEKEQAELCSELAKVEDEIQTLSQVLAAKEKQVAEIKRKLGITPLNEFKQNLTKGWQEVTTSTAYKKTSETLSQVGQKATTAFSSVGSAISRKLEDVRLQSFSNSFGIRSIQHSASMPVMRNTPTFKSFEEKVETLKTKMSPTPSTGDIEEVSDSTPDGEPVVKQPEGTVPPDQQTH